In Paenibacillus xylanilyticus, the genomic window AGCAAACCATCCTCACGATTCAGCCATTCCACTTCCATATCATCCGAGGCTGCAGACATCTCTGCGTCAAAGTCGATTAACCCCTCTTCGGTCTGGGTACCTCCACCCACAACAAAGATATGCTTCAGTTCCGGCAGTTCCGCACGTTTAATGCGTCCCAGCAGTTCTGGCGTCGTGACGAGAGCTACAGCCCCGCTGTCTTCCAGCCGGTCTTTGACTGCCGTCTCCATAAACGCCTCAAACAGCGGGCCGGCTATGGCTCCTGCTTTTAACACACCAAGCAGGCTGAAATACAACTCAGGACTTCTTGGCATAAAAATAAACACCCGGTCTCCCCGGACAATGCCATATTTGCGCAGGACATTTCCAAAACGGTTCGATTGCTCGCTCAAATCAGCGAAAGTATACGCTTCTTCACGCGAAGCATCACTGTATAACAGCGCCGTTCTCCCGCCTCTTCCTTCCAGTACATGACGATCGATCGCTTCATGCGCCATGTTGACTTTTCCGCTGGCGTGCCACGTAAAGTGCCTCTCCACCGATTCCCAATCAAACCGGCTTCGGGCCTCTGTGTAATCGCCCAGGTTAGATTCAGACACAACCGTTTGCAGCATCTCACCATGTGCTTGACTCATGCTTGCCAGCCTCCTTCAACTCGACATTTCGATTTCCCATAATGGGTTACTTCTCATTGCCTTTGTGTTGACTGAACTTCCAGTTAGCGCTTACATTAATAGAGAGAAATTCTCATCATGTACCTGTCTGGCCAAACCAATGAACTCAAATCTGCTTGAATTGTGAACGTTTTTTGTCTACGCAATTATAGCAAATCTACACAATCATCGTCTATGGGTTTTCAATTTTTTGATTTTTTGCTATAAGTAGGGGGAGAGAGGAGCATGAACCATGGAGCATATCAAGGCGTATCATATGCGTTCCATCTTCAAGTCCGGCCACCGAGTCACTGTAGAAGGACCTATGCCTTCCGAGGCAATCACCAAGCTTGCGTTCCATCCCGATCTGGATGCCTTTCGTCGTCCTTCTGAGCAGCAGGAAGCGCTGGCTGAGATTGCGGCATTGCCTGAAGGAAGAATCATCATTGCGCGTGAAAATGAGACGATTATCGGATATGTTACATTTCACTATGCGGATGATTGTGAGCGCTGGTCTGAAGGAAACATGATGGATCTCATTGAGCTCGGAGCTATCGAAGTGGCAGACGAATACCGTTCACTCGGGGTCGGACGCGAGATGCTGCTCACTGCATTTGAAAATGGACAAATGGAAAGATATATTGTTTTCACCACGGAATATTACTGGCATTGGGATCTGAAGGGCAGCGGCCTTTCCGTTTGGGATTATCGCAAAATGATGGAGCGACTGATGCAGACTGTGGACATGACGTGGTACGCGACGGACGATCCCGAGATTTGCTCTCATCCGGCCAACTGCCTCATGGTGCGCATCGGCAGTGAAGTCCCCATGTCCTCCGAGGAACAATTCGACCGTGTACGGTTTCGTCATCGCTTCATGTACTAATACATTGAGATATACATTTATCTAAAAAACCGCCTCTCTAGGCAGCTCCAGATGGCAAACTGGAACTGCCCACGAAAGGCGGTTTTAGTTTATAGACTTATACTTCTATGGCAGCTTCTGAAAGAGACTCAAATTACATATTTTCAAGCATGTGCTCGACAATCCGATGGGAACGCTGAGAAGATTGCACGGTAAATTCAGCAAAGTTCACATGAGCCGACCCGTCCGCTTTATCGGACATGCCGCGCAGCACCACAAAAGGAACCCGATTCATAAAACTAACCTGAGCGACGGCAGCTCCCTCCATCTCCGCACATGCTCCATCCATTTCGGTATACAGCATGTTCACGGTCTCCTTGCTCGCAATAAACTGATCTCCGGACAAAACCTTACCAATCAGATACTTGGCTCCCTGTGCCTTACACGCTTCCTCCGCTAATGCAATCAGAGCAGGTTCCGCGGGGAATGCGGAGGTTTCCTGATACGGGATTACGCCCCGTTCGAAGCCGAGCGGAGTCACGTCCATGTCATGCTGAACGCATACGGAGGAGATTACGATATCTCCAATGTTCAATTCCGGGTTCACTGCGCCCGCAACACCCGTAAAAATAATTCGGTCCACTTGGAAACGATCGATCAAAATTTGCGTGGTCACCGCCGCGTTTACTTTGCCGACACCCGATTTACACACCACGATCTGTTTGCCCAACCATTCACCCGCCACATACGTAATGCCGGTTTGCTTCACCGTCTCCAGTTGCTTCATGCCAGCCAGCAAAAGTTCTACTTCTTCATCCATAGCTCCAATGATCCCAATCGTTTCCTTCAATCTCGCTACCCCCTATTCACTTCCGGACCTGTCCGGTTCGCCTGATTCATCCTCATGAAGCACAAAAGCTCCGTCTCCGGAGCTTCCGTATATCGATTATGTAGAGAGAATTCCTTCTCCCTTTTCGAATTGCTTTAGCCTTAACCAGCGTGGCTTACTGACAGACGAAGAATCGTTTCATGCGGCAAAATAACCCGTGGGTTCTCCACATTTTCCTTCTTCATCAACTTGGTGAGCAAACGCATCGCTACTGCGCCAAGGTCGTACATCGGCTGTGCCACCGTCGTCAATTGAGGACGAACCATGGAAGCCATACGAATGTTATCCACACTAATGATGGAGAAGTCATCCGGTACCTTCAAGCCTTCATCCTGAATGGAGTGAATGGCACCAATGGCCATTTCGTCCGTTGCAGCAAAGATGGCAGTTGGTCTTTTCTTCAGTCCGAGGAAATATTTCATGGCTTCCACACCGGACTCGTAACGATAGTTACCGATCCGTACCAGATCCTCCTGATATTCCATTCCCGCTGCTTCAAGTGCTTTTTTGTACCCTTGGAAACGGGCATACCCGTTCGCAGGATCCTGCAGTGTACCACTGATCATCGCAATTTCCTTGTGCCCATGACGAATCAATGTGTTCACCGCATCAAAAGCCGCAGCTTCGTGGTCGATATCCACGGAAGGATATGTTCCCTTCTCGTCACTCGTTGCACAGAGCACGATGGGTACTGCCGCAGACTGAAACGCCTGAATATGTTCATCCGTTACTGTTCCACCCATGAAGAGCAGGCCATCGACCTGTTTCTCCAGCAGCGTGTTGATGACACGGATTTCCTTTTCCTTTTTCTTGTCCGCATTACACAGAATAATGTTGTAGTGATACATATTCGCAATATCCTCGATTCCGCGGGCAATCTCTGCGAAAGTCGAGTTTGAAATGTCCGGAATAACGACACCGACCGTGGTTGTCTTCTTGCTCGCCAAACCTCTGGCTACCGCATTCGGACGATATCCCAACCGCTCGATGGCTTCATATACTTTTTTGCGCGTTTGTGGCTTAACATTCGGGTTGTTATTTACCACCCGCGATACCGTTGCCATGGACACACCAGCTTCACGTGCCACATCATAAATGGTTACCGTCACAGTACTTCTCTCCATTACCAGTAAATTTTCATACCATTTTCATTAAGATTTATATTACGACAAATTTTTGCATTAATCAATTAAAATAGGCTTTAGGACTCACTTAGAGCATTCGTGAGTGTGGACGAAGTAATATCCGAATGGGAAGTATGCCATACAGGGATTCCGTTTTTGACCAGAATTGCCTGCGGAGATTCGTGCTTAACTCCCAGCTTGTCGGCTGCTTCATTAGACACAGGGCGATCTTCCACAACGTAAATGATGCCATAGTTTACATTTTCATTAGGATTATTTTGCAAATAATGGTTCATCTCCTGATAAGCATTGGCGCTGATCGGGCAGCGTGTGCTGTGCTTAAACAGAAGCAAGGGTTGGTCTTCAGTAGCCTCCACTGCGGAGTTTAGCTGTTCAATACTTGTCATTTTAGTCATGTCAGCCATTTGATATACATCCCCCTTTTTCAGGAATACCGCTATGTTGAGCGTTTTCACTCTAGGATATCTTAACAAAAAGCGCATGAAAAAGCCAATTTTCATGAAAACAAGCATTTAGCACGTCAAAATTAGACAGCATTCGAGAAATGTGCCTGCCATACAAAACCGGACAATTGGCTCAACCTGCGCTCCGTGGTTTCTATCCATTCTTCGTCGCCCGATTTCTGAGCATATCCCATAATATCAAGCAGCAGATTAATTCGTTCGTTTACAGCTTGCTGCATATGATGTGCCATCTCGCGATCGCTTGCATCTGGCCAGGCCAGCAGTTGTTCATGGAAAAGATCCGCAAGTTCATTTTGCTTGCCAAAGGATAGATCCTGTTTCACGGGTTGTTCACCCAATTTGCTGATACATTCTTTCAAATCCGGCTTGACCGGCTGTAATACTTCGTATGAAATACAATCCGTGCATGCGAAAACAGGCACATTCCGAATCTCTACTTTCTTCGCATAAACTACCGTTCTCAATTCCAATTCCATTACATGTCCGCATTTGCACGTTTTGCGCACATTCATCACCTCATTCGTTCTATACTCGTATACGTTACCATTCGACCTTTTTCCGCGTAAATCCTGCTGCAAACCCCAGGTTGTACAAATTACCACTCCCCCCAAATGCAGGTTGTCGAAAATAAGCTTTCATATATATGTAACCGCTATCTGAACAGGGAAAATGCACAATCATGAAGTGTCATACAGAATCTGTTACAATATAAGTTGCGACATCCTAACCACGGCAAAAGGAGAGATGGTTGTGAGATTAACAGGAAAAAAAGTCATCGCACTGGTCGATGAAGAATTTGAGGATCTGGAGTTGTGGTACCCGGTACATCGTGTGCGTGAAGAAGGTGCTGAGGTACATCTGGCCGGAGAGAAAAAAGGTAAAGTCTACATCGGAAAATACGGTGTTCCCGCTGAAGCGGAATACAGCTTCGATGAACTGGACAGTTCACAATATGATGGCATTCTCGTGCCAGGCGGCTGGGCACCTGACAAGCTTCGCCGTTATCCGAAAGTCCTTGAACTGGTGAAGGAGATGCATGCTGATCACAAGCCGATTGGGCAGATCTGTCATGCTGGCTGGGTGCTGATCTCCGCCAAAATTCTGGATGGAGTCACTGTAACTTCCACACCAGGCATTCGGGACGACATGGAAAATGCCGGAGCAATCTGGAAGGATGAAGCCGTTGTTGTCGATGGACATATCATTTCGGCTCGTCGTCCGCCTGATCTTCCTCCCTATGGCAAAGCATTCTGTGATGCCCTTGCTGAAAAGTAAATCAGGAATACAAAAATACAAAAAAAGCCCTTTGCTCTCAGCGGGGGCTTTTTTTTGTATTATATTAACTCAAATGGTATAAAAATGAATATATTAATTTAAAGGTATTTTACATGCACAATGGATTCAAGAAGCATTGGACCCGCTTTGTTCATCAGGATTTCCTGTTGAATCATTATATTTCTGCAAGCGCTGCTCAATGTCTGTACTGGTTCTTAGGGCAAAGCAGTCACGCGCCGCTTCTTTGGCGTCCACGGCTGTTGTATTCAACACCCTGTGCTTCACCCGCAGCAGAGATTGCGGTGACATGCTAAGATTACGAATGCCCAGCTCCAGCCAAAGTGGAATGGAACGTTCGTCACCTGCCATCTCCCCGCACACACTAACCTCAATTCCAGCGGTGCGAGCCGCATCGACCGTTGCACGCAGCATTCGCAGAACTGCCGGATGATACGGATGGTACATGTGAGCAATCTGTTCATTCATACGGTCTACAGCCAGCACGTACTGTACCAGATCATTTGTCCCGATGCTGAAGAAATCCGTTTCCTCGGCCAGCAGGTCAGCAATCATGACTGCCGCAGGCACTTCGATCATGATTCCCACTTTAATATGAGGATCATAAGCAATTTGACGTTCATCCAGATCGGCCATCGCTTCACGCAGAACCTCATTGGCCTGTCTAAGTTCTTCCACCGAGGAGATCATGGGATACATAATTTTGACGTTCCCTGCTGCACTGGCCCGCAGAATTGCTGTGAGCTGTGTCTTAAACAGATCCTTGCGGTCCAGGCTGATCCGGATGGCCCGATAACCTAAAAATGGATTATCCTCTTCAGGCAATTCGAAATAATCGAGCTGTTTGTCACCACCAATATCCAGTGTACGAATGACCACGGAATGACCTGCCGTCTTCTCTGCTACCAAACGATACACTTCATACTGTTCCTGCTCGCCTGGGAAGGTAGCACGGTCCATGTACAAAAATTCCGTGCGGAACAGACCTACACCCTTTGCCCCGTGCTTGAGAGCCAGATCCAGCTCCTTCACAGAGCTGATGTTCGATGCCAGATGCAGCATTGCTCCGTCCTTCGTGATCGCATCCACTGTAGCAAGTACCTGGAGCTGTTCCTTTTTCTTCAGCTGTTTGCTGCGAATCATGGTATACCGTTCAATTGTCTTACGATCCGGTTCCGTGAATACCAAGCCGTTATCACCATCCACCACTAACATATCCCCGGTGTCCACTGGCATGCCAACACTCGCTTCCAAACCGGAAACGAGGGGGATGCCAAGCGCACGGGCCATAATTGCCGAATGCGACGTCTTGCCACCGATCAGGGTCACAATGCCCAGTACGTGACTGGGATTCAGATGGGCCAGCTGTGATGGAGACAGTTCCTTGGCTACAAGTATATAAGGTTGAGTATCCGAAGGAAGCGTGATCTCCGGGGCTCCCAGCAGATGCTTCAACAAGCGGTTGCCGACATCCTTGATGTCGATCGCCCGTTCCTTCATATATTCATCATCCAGCAAATCGAACATGGTAACAAAGTGGTCAATGGCTTCTTTTACTGCCACTTCTGCCGCTTTGTACTGCCGTTCAATAATGCCGCGAATCTCGTTCATGAATACCGGATCTTCCAGAATGGCCAGATGGGCATCAAAGATGCTGGACTCCTCCGGACCGACGACTTCCTTGAACTCATTCTTGATAAATTCGATCTCATCCTTCGATGTCCGTATTCCCTCGTACAGCCGTTCGAACTCCTGGGCGAGATCCACCGAGTCCATCTTCTGGTCCGGCAGATCCCATTCCCAACTGGGCAGGACAAATGCTTTGCCGATGGCTACGCCTGCAGCTCCATTGATGCCTTGTATCTTCATTCTACCCCTCCAACGTTCCTGTCATAGAGCACCACGGACATGACGGATGCCTGACCTTTCTTGACTTGCTTAAATGGAGCAAAACTCCATGATTTGACACGATCCGGATTCGTGATCACCATCGGTGTAGTCAGCGACGCTGCCTCTGCACGCAGAACAGCCAGATCAAACTTGATCAACAACTGTCCGGGCTCGACGGTATCTCCTTCCTGAACGAAGGCTTCAAAATGCCCCTTCAGCTGCGAGGTATCGATACCGATATGAAGCAGGACCTCAAGTCCTTCCCGAGTGGATATACCCAGAGCATGCATCGTCGGATACAGGTGCATAATCGTTCCGTAGACTGGTGACACCAGCTCTCCCTTTTCCGGTACAAAAGCCACTCCATCCCCAACCAGCTTCGCTGCAAAGATCTGATCAGGCACCTCTTCGATCGGCAGCATTTTGCCTTGAACCGGTGCACAGAACAGGACTTGCGGCAAATCCCGCTCCAGGAGCTTGGCGATCTCTTCACGAATCAATTCGGAATACGTGCCAAACACGACCTGGACGTTACCACCACCGAGCTTGATCAGCCCCGCAGACCCCATACTCTTCATAGCTCCCGTATCGATGAGGCGGTCATTGTGCACCGTCAGACGAAGCCGTGTAATACATGCCTCTACCTGAACGATGTTCTCCTTACCGCCCAATGCTTCCAGGATCAATGGTGCCTGGTAAGGAATATTCCCTACCCAATCCTCCAGCATGGAGCCTTCTTCCCGTCCTGGCGTTGGAATCTTGAACGTACGAATGGCCCAGCGGAACAGGAAGTAATAAACCAGTCCATATAGTATGCCAATCGGTATGAGTTTCCAAGCATTCTCTGATAGATGGAAGTTGAGTATGTAATCGATAATGCCGGCGGAATAAGAGAAGCCGTGCCTGATATCAAGCCAATAACCAATCCACATCGCAAGTCCGGACATGACGGCGTGTACGATAAACAGATAAGGCGCTGCAAACAAAAAGGCAAATTCAATCTGCTCGGATACACCTGTCAGAAAACAAACCAGCGCAGAAGTGAGAAATGTCTTTTTGATCTTCGGTTTCAGATCTTCCCTTGCCTCCTGAATAATCGCAAAGGCAATGGCAGGTATGGCAAACATCATGATCGGAAACAAGCCTGCCATAAAGTAACCCGCCGTTGGATCACCCGCAAAAAAGCGTGGCAGATCCCCCTGCACAATGTTACCGTCTGACGTTTCATACGTCCCCAGCTGAAACCAGAACACATTGTTAAGCAAGTGATGCAGTCCAAATGCCACCAATACTCTGTACAGCACTCCGTAAATGAACAAACCAAAACCGCCGAGACTGTATTCCCAAGCGGCGATCGCATTCAGTCCATGCTGCAATATGGGGGCGAGCCACAGCATGAAACAGGAAAACAGCGCCGAGCACAGCCCAACGATTAGCAAAACAAACCTGGACCCGCCAAAAAATTGCAATATCTCAGGCAGCTTGATGCTTTTGAACCGATTATGTGTCACCCCGGCGAGAGCGCCGAGAATAATTCCAACTAAAGAAGCTGGCTGTATGGTTCCATCCCCAAAATGGCGAGTCACCTGATCATATATAACGATACCGGCCAAAGCGGCAAGTCCCGCTTGTCCGGCCTGGTTGGAGAGTCCCAATGCTACACCGACAGCAAACAAATACGGCAAAAAATAAAAAATACCGTGTCCGGCCACGGTAGACACTTCACCAACAACTTTCAATCCCCAGGCGTCCCAGGGCAAACTGCCAACACTCAGCAAAATTGCGGCTGCGGGCAGGACCATTGTAGGCAGCATTACCGCTCGTCCGAGCTGCTGCAAGGATCCGAGCCAATTCATGGCGACCTCTCCTTTCTATCCTAGATGGTAAGCTTTACGAAACGTTTTGTCAAAGCAAAACGGTAAGCTGCTGGAAATTTGCCGTAAACTCTTGAGACTTGCGACCAAATGCCCACCACAGCTACGATCTGAAGGCAAGAAAGCAGTTTAAAGCGAAGGAGCATCCGCAGCTCTAAACACAGAAAAATCCCGTTAACGTGAAGTTAACGGGAGCAGGTCTATTCCATATTCGCTTAACCGCGTCCGGCACCGCGCAGAACGATGGAGTCCTCCACCTTGATACAGCGATTCGTTACGGCCGTCATTCCGTTCTCAGCCGCAATCTGTACAGCCTCATCATTGTGAATGCCTAGCTGGAGCCACAAGACGTTTGCTTTGATGGCTGCGGCTTCACGAGCTACTTCCGGTGTATATTCGCTGCGACGGAACACATTTACAATATCCACGGGCTCGGGAATATCCGCGAGGGTTGCATATACTTTCTCACCAAGGATCTCTCCCTGTGCTTGTGGATTAACCGGAATGATCCGATATCCTCTGCTCTGCATGGCTTCTGCTACCATGTAGGATGTCCGATCTGATTTGTCCGATAAGCCGACGACTGCGATGTTGCCTGCCTTGCGTAAAAGTTGCCCAATTTCTTCGCGAGTTGGGTTGTTAAATTCCATGTTCAAGCACCATCCTTTTCTGCTTAAAGTGCGTGTTCAAAAAGACCAGTTTTCAGTACCGAGAAGATGGGATCAAGCTAGAAATGGAGTAGCGGAGCGTAGGGAAAACTACGTGAGCAACGGACATTTCGGCTGAATTCCATATTCGATGCTGATGATGCCGCTAGGCATCCTTCGTAATCAAAAGCGGACTTTTTGAAACCTCTTAAACGTGTTATTTTACTCTTTTACCCATTGAACCGAAGCGCCAAGCGCCTGCAAATGATCGAAATATTGTGGATAGGACTTGGCTACGTGGTGTGCATCCCGAATACGAAGCGGC contains:
- the ytxJ gene encoding bacillithiol system redox-active protein YtxJ, coding for MADMTKMTSIEQLNSAVEATEDQPLLLFKHSTRCPISANAYQEMNHYLQNNPNENVNYGIIYVVEDRPVSNEAADKLGVKHESPQAILVKNGIPVWHTSHSDITSSTLTNALSES
- a CDS encoding glucose PTS transporter subunit IIA; translation: MNWLGSLQQLGRAVMLPTMVLPAAAILLSVGSLPWDAWGLKVVGEVSTVAGHGIFYFLPYLFAVGVALGLSNQAGQAGLAALAGIVIYDQVTRHFGDGTIQPASLVGIILGALAGVTHNRFKSIKLPEILQFFGGSRFVLLIVGLCSALFSCFMLWLAPILQHGLNAIAAWEYSLGGFGLFIYGVLYRVLVAFGLHHLLNNVFWFQLGTYETSDGNIVQGDLPRFFAGDPTAGYFMAGLFPIMMFAIPAIAFAIIQEAREDLKPKIKKTFLTSALVCFLTGVSEQIEFAFLFAAPYLFIVHAVMSGLAMWIGYWLDIRHGFSYSAGIIDYILNFHLSENAWKLIPIGILYGLVYYFLFRWAIRTFKIPTPGREEGSMLEDWVGNIPYQAPLILEALGGKENIVQVEACITRLRLTVHNDRLIDTGAMKSMGSAGLIKLGGGNVQVVFGTYSELIREEIAKLLERDLPQVLFCAPVQGKMLPIEEVPDQIFAAKLVGDGVAFVPEKGELVSPVYGTIMHLYPTMHALGISTREGLEVLLHIGIDTSQLKGHFEAFVQEGDTVEPGQLLIKFDLAVLRAEAASLTTPMVITNPDRVKSWSFAPFKQVKKGQASVMSVVLYDRNVGGVE
- a CDS encoding CoA-binding protein codes for the protein MEFNNPTREEIGQLLRKAGNIAVVGLSDKSDRTSYMVAEAMQSRGYRIIPVNPQAQGEILGEKVYATLADIPEPVDIVNVFRRSEYTPEVAREAAAIKANVLWLQLGIHNDEAVQIAAENGMTAVTNRCIKVEDSIVLRGAGRG
- the ptsP gene encoding phosphoenolpyruvate--protein phosphotransferase — its product is MKIQGINGAAGVAIGKAFVLPSWEWDLPDQKMDSVDLAQEFERLYEGIRTSKDEIEFIKNEFKEVVGPEESSIFDAHLAILEDPVFMNEIRGIIERQYKAAEVAVKEAIDHFVTMFDLLDDEYMKERAIDIKDVGNRLLKHLLGAPEITLPSDTQPYILVAKELSPSQLAHLNPSHVLGIVTLIGGKTSHSAIMARALGIPLVSGLEASVGMPVDTGDMLVVDGDNGLVFTEPDRKTIERYTMIRSKQLKKKEQLQVLATVDAITKDGAMLHLASNISSVKELDLALKHGAKGVGLFRTEFLYMDRATFPGEQEQYEVYRLVAEKTAGHSVVIRTLDIGGDKQLDYFELPEEDNPFLGYRAIRISLDRKDLFKTQLTAILRASAAGNVKIMYPMISSVEELRQANEVLREAMADLDERQIAYDPHIKVGIMIEVPAAVMIADLLAEETDFFSIGTNDLVQYVLAVDRMNEQIAHMYHPYHPAVLRMLRATVDAARTAGIEVSVCGEMAGDERSIPLWLELGIRNLSMSPQSLLRVKHRVLNTTAVDAKEAARDCFALRTSTDIEQRLQKYNDSTGNPDEQSGSNAS
- a CDS encoding GNAT family N-acetyltransferase, translating into MEHIKAYHMRSIFKSGHRVTVEGPMPSEAITKLAFHPDLDAFRRPSEQQEALAEIAALPEGRIIIARENETIIGYVTFHYADDCERWSEGNMMDLIELGAIEVADEYRSLGVGREMLLTAFENGQMERYIVFTTEYYWHWDLKGSGLSVWDYRKMMERLMQTVDMTWYATDDPEICSHPANCLMVRIGSEVPMSSEEQFDRVRFRHRFMY
- the ccpA gene encoding catabolite control protein A — translated: MTVTIYDVAREAGVSMATVSRVVNNNPNVKPQTRKKVYEAIERLGYRPNAVARGLASKKTTTVGVVIPDISNSTFAEIARGIEDIANMYHYNIILCNADKKKEKEIRVINTLLEKQVDGLLFMGGTVTDEHIQAFQSAAVPIVLCATSDEKGTYPSVDIDHEAAAFDAVNTLIRHGHKEIAMISGTLQDPANGYARFQGYKKALEAAGMEYQEDLVRIGNYRYESGVEAMKYFLGLKKRPTAIFAATDEMAIGAIHSIQDEGLKVPDDFSIISVDNIRMASMVRPQLTTVAQPMYDLGAVAMRLLTKLMKKENVENPRVILPHETILRLSVSHAG
- a CDS encoding type 1 glutamine amidotransferase domain-containing protein translates to MVVRLTGKKVIALVDEEFEDLELWYPVHRVREEGAEVHLAGEKKGKVYIGKYGVPAEAEYSFDELDSSQYDGILVPGGWAPDKLRRYPKVLELVKEMHADHKPIGQICHAGWVLISAKILDGVTVTSTPGIRDDMENAGAIWKDEAVVVDGHIISARRPPDLPPYGKAFCDALAEK
- a CDS encoding 5'-methylthioadenosine/adenosylhomocysteine nucleosidase: MKETIGIIGAMDEEVELLLAGMKQLETVKQTGITYVAGEWLGKQIVVCKSGVGKVNAAVTTQILIDRFQVDRIIFTGVAGAVNPELNIGDIVISSVCVQHDMDVTPLGFERGVIPYQETSAFPAEPALIALAEEACKAQGAKYLIGKVLSGDQFIASKETVNMLYTEMDGACAEMEGAAVAQVSFMNRVPFVVLRGMSDKADGSAHVNFAEFTVQSSQRSHRIVEHMLENM